The proteins below are encoded in one region of Sphingobium yanoikuyae:
- a CDS encoding heme lyase CcmF/NrfE family subunit — MIAEAGLAALWFAAVLALLQLFLVGMGLAGGKGEVLGAVRPVAVLQGVLTAAAFVALISLFLRSDMSVLLVATNSHSAKPWLYKFAGTWGNHEGSMLLWVTVMGVAGAAVALFERALKRDAHMATLGAQAAISLGFYAFLLFSSNPFARISPAPADGQGLNPLLQDPGLAFHPPTLYLGYVGLSVAFSFAVGALLTRQVDAAFARAMRPWVLAAWVMLTLGITAGSYWAYYELGWGGWWFWDPVENASLMPWLAATALLHSVTVLATRDALRAWTVMLAVVAFSMSMVGTFLVRSGILTSVHAFAVDPERGSFILALLALYIGGALALFGWRIGTVREGAPFELVSRETFLVVNNLLLSVILGLVLIGTLYPLMTEAFGHKVSVGAPYFDRIAGPIALILLIVMAAGPLTRWRRDQARAVAGRMLVPAAVALATVVLVGALAWGRIGLLPYCGLVVALAVGVGSLAPLWKRNLRRTPLFTYGMVIAHLGCAVSLAGMACDSAFTVEKLVAVRPGDSIETAGWTLRFQRILPLAGDNWTALQADVIAERSGRAVVIHPQSRFFASPPTTTTEAALLTRWNGQLYVVLGQEADAGRWQMRIWWKPFVTLIWLGGIMIALGGLLALVGRERRGWLMKWRARRAMA; from the coding sequence ATGATCGCCGAAGCCGGTCTTGCCGCCCTGTGGTTTGCCGCGGTCCTCGCGCTGCTCCAGCTGTTTCTGGTCGGCATGGGGCTGGCGGGCGGCAAGGGCGAGGTGCTGGGCGCCGTCCGACCTGTCGCTGTTTTGCAAGGCGTGCTGACGGCAGCCGCCTTTGTCGCGCTGATCAGCCTGTTCCTGCGGTCCGACATGTCGGTGCTGCTGGTGGCGACCAACAGCCATTCGGCCAAGCCCTGGCTCTACAAGTTCGCCGGAACCTGGGGCAATCATGAAGGGTCGATGCTGCTCTGGGTCACGGTAATGGGCGTCGCTGGAGCCGCAGTGGCCCTGTTCGAGCGCGCGTTGAAGCGCGACGCGCATATGGCGACGCTGGGGGCGCAGGCGGCGATCAGCCTCGGTTTCTATGCCTTCCTGCTCTTCTCCTCCAATCCCTTCGCCCGCATTTCCCCGGCACCGGCGGACGGGCAGGGGCTCAACCCGCTGCTGCAGGATCCCGGCCTCGCCTTCCATCCGCCGACGCTCTATCTTGGCTATGTCGGTCTGTCGGTCGCCTTCTCCTTCGCGGTCGGGGCCTTGCTGACGCGGCAGGTGGACGCCGCCTTCGCCCGCGCCATGCGCCCCTGGGTGCTGGCCGCCTGGGTCATGCTGACGCTTGGCATCACCGCGGGCAGCTATTGGGCCTATTATGAGCTGGGCTGGGGCGGCTGGTGGTTCTGGGATCCGGTCGAAAATGCGTCGCTTATGCCCTGGTTGGCGGCGACCGCGCTGCTGCACAGCGTGACCGTGCTGGCGACCCGCGACGCGCTGCGCGCATGGACGGTGATGCTGGCCGTCGTTGCCTTCTCCATGTCGATGGTCGGCACCTTCCTGGTCCGGTCGGGCATATTGACCAGCGTCCATGCCTTCGCTGTCGATCCGGAGCGGGGTAGCTTCATCCTGGCCTTGCTGGCGCTCTATATTGGCGGCGCCTTGGCTCTGTTCGGCTGGCGGATCGGCACGGTGCGCGAGGGCGCGCCGTTCGAACTGGTCAGCCGCGAAACCTTCCTGGTGGTCAACAACCTGTTGCTTTCGGTGATCCTCGGGCTGGTGCTGATCGGCACGCTTTACCCGCTGATGACCGAAGCATTCGGGCACAAGGTGTCGGTCGGCGCGCCCTATTTCGATCGCATTGCCGGGCCGATTGCGCTCATCCTGCTGATCGTCATGGCGGCAGGGCCGCTTACCCGCTGGCGCCGGGATCAGGCGCGCGCCGTGGCCGGGCGCATGCTTGTTCCGGCGGCGGTCGCACTGGCGACCGTGGTGCTGGTCGGCGCGCTCGCCTGGGGCCGGATCGGGCTGTTGCCCTATTGCGGGCTGGTGGTGGCGCTGGCCGTGGGCGTAGGATCGCTCGCGCCGCTCTGGAAGCGCAATCTGCGCCGCACGCCGCTCTTTACCTATGGCATGGTGATCGCCCATCTGGGCTGTGCCGTCAGCCTGGCGGGCATGGCCTGCGATTCGGCGTTCACGGTTGAGAAGCTGGTGGCAGTCCGGCCGGGCGACAGCATCGAGACGGCCGGCTGGACGCTGCGCTTCCAGCGCATCCTGCCGCTTGCCGGCGACAATTGGACGGCGTTGCAGGCGGACGTCATTGCGGAGCGCAGCGGCCGCGCGGTCGTGATCCATCCGCAATCGCGCTTCTTCGCCTCGCCGCCGACGACCACGACGGAAGCGGCGCTGCTGACCCGGTGGAATGGCCAGCTCTATGTCGTGCTGGGGCAGGAAGCCGATGCCGGCCGCTGGCAGATGCGGATCTGGTGGAAGCCGTTCGTGACGCTGATCTGGCTGGGCGGCATCATGATCGCGCTGGGCGGCCTGCTGGCGCTGGTCGGACGAGAGCGGCGCGGCTGGCTGATGAAATGGCGGGCGCGGAGGGCAATGGCATGA
- the ccmE gene encoding cytochrome c maturation protein CcmE codes for MKAKHQRLILALAALVAIIGAGLLAVSALKDEAAYFYAPNDVKTKGVEPGKAIRLGGMVVKGSLKRAADGVTINFDVTDGKATVPATFSGIAPDLFKEGSGVVAEGAFDRQGRFVATNLLAKHDERYMPRELDGMTYNETTHEMKAAP; via the coding sequence ATGAAGGCCAAGCATCAACGGCTGATCCTGGCGCTCGCAGCGCTGGTGGCGATCATCGGCGCCGGGCTGCTCGCCGTATCGGCGCTGAAGGACGAAGCGGCCTATTTCTACGCGCCAAACGATGTGAAGACCAAGGGTGTGGAGCCCGGCAAGGCGATCCGTCTTGGTGGCATGGTGGTGAAGGGTAGCCTCAAGCGCGCGGCCGATGGGGTGACGATCAATTTCGACGTGACCGACGGCAAGGCGACTGTGCCGGCGACCTTCAGCGGCATCGCGCCCGACCTGTTCAAGGAAGGCAGCGGTGTCGTGGCGGAAGGCGCTTTCGACCGGCAGGGGCGGTTCGTCGCCACCAATTTGCTGGCCAAGCATGACGAGCGCTACATGCCGCGCGAACTGGACGGCATGACCTATAATGAAACCACGCATGAGATGAAGGCCGCGCCATGA
- the ccmD gene encoding heme exporter protein CcmD: protein MNQWAFVIAAYAVTAVGTAIVTIASWRAMRAAERQAERLSDRT from the coding sequence ATGAACCAATGGGCTTTCGTGATCGCCGCCTATGCCGTGACGGCGGTGGGTACGGCGATCGTCACCATCGCCAGCTGGCGCGCGATGCGGGCGGCGGAACGTCAGGCCGAACGACTGTCTGACCGGACATGA
- the ccmC gene encoding heme ABC transporter permease CcmC, translating to MHRFANPARFLKIARPMTGWLFWPGLVLLLAGCASGLFLTPADYLQGDTVRILYIHVPAAWLGMAGWTGIAVSGLMQLVWRHPLASVAGRAIAAPGALFTAICLMTGSIWGRPTWGTWWEWDGRMTSMLVLLFLYLGYIALANASARQGQGGVSPVTAIFGLVGAINIPIINRSVVWWNSLHQGPSITMRGSSIDGSMLWPLGLTLFGFTLLFAAIVLMRMRAILAQNKVEARMQRLTRG from the coding sequence ATGCACCGTTTTGCCAATCCCGCCCGCTTCCTGAAGATCGCCCGTCCGATGACGGGCTGGCTGTTTTGGCCCGGCCTCGTGCTGCTGCTGGCCGGCTGCGCTTCGGGTCTGTTCCTGACGCCGGCGGATTATCTGCAGGGCGATACGGTGCGCATACTCTATATACATGTGCCGGCCGCGTGGCTCGGCATGGCGGGCTGGACCGGCATCGCCGTGTCCGGGCTGATGCAACTGGTCTGGCGCCATCCGCTGGCTTCCGTAGCCGGCCGCGCGATCGCGGCGCCGGGCGCGTTGTTCACCGCCATCTGCCTGATGACCGGTTCGATCTGGGGGCGGCCGACCTGGGGCACCTGGTGGGAATGGGACGGGCGCATGACGTCCATGCTGGTCCTGCTCTTTCTCTATCTGGGCTATATCGCCCTGGCCAACGCGTCGGCGCGGCAGGGACAGGGCGGGGTCAGCCCGGTGACCGCGATCTTCGGCCTGGTCGGCGCGATCAACATCCCGATCATCAATCGGTCGGTGGTCTGGTGGAACAGCCTGCACCAGGGGCCGAGCATCACGATGCGCGGATCGAGCATCGACGGATCGATGCTCTGGCCGCTCGGCCTGACATTATTCGGTTTCACCTTGTTGTTCGCCGCGATCGTACTGATGCGGATGCGGGCAATCTTGGCACAAAATAAGGTCGAGGCGCGAATGCAGCGCCTGACGAGAGGGTAG
- the purF gene encoding amidophosphoribosyltransferase encodes MITTNPFDDDKLREECGIFGVSGAETASAMVALGLHALQHRGQEAAGITSWDGHDFHTHRAMGHVAGNFDRDEVIRGLPGDTACGHVRYSTTGETSLRNVQPLYAELNSGGFAVAHNGNISNAMKVRRELIRRGSIFQSTSDTEVIIHLVATSNYRTLLDKFIDALKQIEGAYSLIVMTPEGMIACRDPLGIRPLVMGKLGDSTIFASETVALDVVGADYVRSIDPGELVIVTKDGEMRSIRPFGEVHPRPCIFEHVYFSRPDSIIDNSSVYSVRKAIGAQLAIENPVEADYVIPVPDSGVPAAIGYAQESGIPFELGIIRSHYIGRTFIQPGDKVRHLGVKLKHNANRALIQGKRIVLIDDSIVRGTTSLKIVQMMREAGAAEVHMRIASPPTKHSCFYGVDTPERTKLLAHKLDIGGMQDFIHADSLAFISIDGLYKALGEAKRADIRPQYCDACFTGDYPTKLTDQDEAVVENQFELLAERVS; translated from the coding sequence ATGATTACGACGAATCCTTTCGACGACGACAAGTTGCGCGAAGAATGCGGCATTTTTGGCGTATCCGGCGCAGAAACCGCGTCCGCGATGGTAGCGCTCGGCCTTCACGCCCTGCAGCATCGCGGCCAGGAAGCGGCAGGCATCACCAGCTGGGACGGGCATGATTTCCATACCCATCGCGCCATGGGCCATGTCGCCGGCAATTTCGACCGCGACGAGGTGATTCGGGGCCTTCCCGGCGACACGGCCTGCGGCCATGTCCGTTACTCGACCACCGGCGAAACCTCGCTGCGCAACGTCCAGCCGCTCTATGCCGAACTCAATTCCGGCGGTTTCGCGGTGGCCCATAACGGCAATATCTCCAACGCGATGAAGGTCCGGCGCGAACTGATCCGCCGCGGCTCCATCTTCCAGTCGACCTCGGACACCGAAGTCATCATCCATCTGGTCGCGACGTCCAATTATCGCACCCTGCTCGACAAGTTCATCGATGCGCTGAAGCAGATCGAAGGCGCCTATTCGCTAATCGTGATGACCCCCGAGGGCATGATCGCCTGCCGCGATCCGCTCGGCATCCGCCCGCTGGTGATGGGCAAGCTGGGCGATTCGACCATCTTCGCTTCGGAAACCGTCGCACTCGACGTGGTCGGCGCCGACTATGTCCGCTCGATCGATCCGGGCGAACTCGTCATCGTCACCAAGGATGGCGAAATGCGCTCGATCCGCCCGTTCGGCGAAGTGCATCCGCGTCCCTGCATCTTCGAACATGTCTATTTCAGCCGCCCCGATTCGATCATCGACAATTCCAGCGTCTATTCGGTCCGCAAGGCGATCGGCGCGCAGCTGGCGATCGAAAATCCGGTCGAGGCCGACTATGTCATCCCGGTGCCCGACAGCGGTGTGCCGGCCGCCATCGGCTATGCGCAGGAATCGGGCATCCCGTTCGAACTGGGCATCATCCGGTCGCACTATATCGGCCGCACCTTCATCCAGCCGGGCGACAAGGTCCGCCACCTGGGCGTCAAGCTGAAGCATAATGCCAACCGCGCCCTCATCCAGGGCAAGCGCATCGTGCTGATCGACGACTCGATCGTGCGCGGCACCACCTCGCTGAAGATCGTGCAGATGATGCGCGAAGCGGGCGCGGCCGAAGTGCATATGCGCATCGCCTCGCCGCCGACCAAGCATAGCTGCTTCTATGGCGTCGATACGCCCGAGCGCACGAAGCTGCTGGCGCACAAGCTGGACATTGGCGGCATGCAGGACTTCATCCATGCCGACAGCCTGGCCTTCATCTCGATCGACGGCCTGTACAAGGCGCTGGGCGAGGCGAAGCGCGCCGACATCCGTCCGCAATATTGCGACGCCTGCTTCACCGGCGACTATCCGACCAAGCTCACCGACCAGGATGAAGCCGTGGTCGAAAACCAGTTCGAGCTGCTGGCAGAACGGGTCTCCTGA
- a CDS encoding SDR family NAD(P)-dependent oxidoreductase — translation MSDTLPLFGKLALVTGASRGIGAATAEALAAAGAHVILTARTSGGLEEVEDRIHQAGGSATIAPLDLIDGESIGRLAQAISGRWKALDILVLNAATLGSLASVPAIDAKELARLLMLNIAAPQALIAAFDPMLRASADARVIALTSSVGATPRAYWGAYGASKAALETLVGAYGEEMKNISAIRTHIVDPGATRTAMRARAFPGEDPATLKGPETVAKAIHDLVLSDAPNGHRLRVEG, via the coding sequence ATGTCTGATACCTTGCCGCTGTTCGGAAAACTTGCGCTCGTCACCGGCGCCAGCCGGGGCATCGGCGCTGCGACTGCGGAAGCGCTGGCCGCAGCCGGCGCCCATGTGATCCTGACCGCGCGCACCAGCGGCGGACTGGAAGAGGTGGAAGATCGCATTCATCAGGCCGGCGGCAGCGCCACCATCGCGCCGCTCGATCTGATCGACGGCGAAAGCATCGGCCGCCTGGCCCAGGCCATTTCTGGCCGTTGGAAGGCACTCGACATACTCGTCCTCAACGCGGCGACGCTCGGGTCGCTGGCATCGGTTCCCGCAATCGATGCCAAGGAATTGGCCCGGCTGCTGATGCTCAACATTGCCGCCCCCCAGGCGCTGATCGCCGCTTTCGATCCGATGCTGCGGGCGAGCGCCGACGCGCGGGTAATTGCCCTGACATCCTCGGTCGGCGCCACCCCGCGCGCCTATTGGGGCGCCTATGGCGCGTCCAAGGCCGCACTCGAAACGCTGGTCGGCGCCTATGGCGAGGAGATGAAGAACATCTCCGCCATCCGCACCCATATCGTCGATCCCGGCGCCACCCGCACCGCGATGCGCGCCCGCGCCTTCCCCGGCGAAGACCCCGCAACGCTCAAGGGACCGGAAACGGTCGCCAAGGCAATCCATGATCTGGTGCTGAGCGATGCCCCGAACGGCCATCGCCTGCGCGTCGAGGGTTAA
- a CDS encoding SAM-dependent methyltransferase — translation MNAVDPRRGKAALSIRRPPAERTPGWRARLFAPLFHRMLDRIDQGLEQGSLDATLPDGTRRLLGGRAPGFDCVVDLVDWRALVRLAMGGSAGWYRAWAAGEWRSADPVPLFALFMANAVSLGRVARPHGPARWAGRLLHWARRNNRNGSRRNIAFHYDLGNDFYSLWLDKNMHYSSALFLNPEDRIESLERAQQRKVDALLDRLDLRDGQALLEIGCGWGGLAEQAMERCAIQYDGLTLSVEQADYARDRLGSGAQIHLTDYRDAQGQYEAIASVEMVEAVGQHYWPDYLDAVARLLKPGGRAAIQYILIDDAIFDHYARGADFIQTYIFPGGMLISESRFRALAQERGLEWRDVRHFGGHYAETLRRWRERFDRAIDEGRLPASFDQHFVGLWRYYLMYCEGGFRGGTIDVAQVTLVKPAA, via the coding sequence GACCCCCGTCGCGGCAAGGCCGCATTGTCGATCCGGCGACCGCCGGCAGAGCGGACGCCGGGATGGCGGGCGCGCCTGTTCGCGCCGCTTTTTCATCGCATGCTCGATCGCATCGACCAGGGACTGGAGCAGGGTTCGCTGGATGCGACTTTGCCGGACGGCACGCGCCGGCTGCTGGGGGGACGGGCGCCGGGATTCGACTGTGTCGTGGACCTGGTCGACTGGCGCGCCTTGGTGCGGCTGGCGATGGGTGGTTCGGCGGGATGGTATCGCGCCTGGGCGGCGGGCGAGTGGCGCAGTGCCGATCCGGTGCCGCTGTTCGCACTGTTCATGGCCAATGCGGTATCGTTGGGGCGCGTTGCCCGGCCTCATGGACCGGCGCGTTGGGCAGGACGATTGTTGCACTGGGCGCGGCGCAACAACCGTAACGGCTCGCGCCGGAACATCGCTTTCCATTATGATCTGGGCAATGATTTCTACAGCCTATGGCTGGACAAGAACATGCATTATTCCAGTGCCTTGTTCCTCAACCCTGAGGATCGAATCGAAAGCCTGGAACGGGCGCAGCAGCGCAAGGTGGACGCCCTGCTGGATCGGCTGGACCTGCGTGACGGGCAGGCGCTGCTGGAAATCGGATGCGGCTGGGGCGGCCTCGCCGAACAGGCGATGGAACGCTGCGCCATCCAATATGACGGGCTGACCCTGTCGGTCGAGCAGGCTGATTATGCGCGCGATCGACTGGGATCGGGCGCGCAGATCCACCTGACCGACTATCGCGATGCGCAGGGGCAATATGAGGCCATCGCCAGCGTGGAAATGGTGGAGGCGGTCGGCCAGCATTATTGGCCCGACTATCTGGATGCGGTCGCGCGTCTGCTGAAGCCCGGCGGCCGCGCCGCGATCCAATATATTTTGATCGATGATGCGATCTTCGATCATTATGCGCGCGGCGCCGACTTCATCCAGACCTACATCTTCCCCGGCGGCATGCTGATATCCGAAAGTCGCTTTCGGGCCTTGGCGCAGGAGCGCGGGCTGGAATGGCGCGACGTGCGCCATTTCGGCGGCCATTATGCCGAAACGCTCCGCCGCTGGCGCGAACGGTTCGACCGGGCGATCGACGAAGGGCGATTGCCGGCCAGTTTCGACCAGCATTTCGTCGGCTTGTGGCGCTATTATCTGATGTATTGCGAAGGCGGTTTCCGGGGCGGCACCATTGATGTCGCCCAGGTCACGCTGGTGAAACCGGCCGCTTAA